A window of the Melospiza melodia melodia isolate bMelMel2 chromosome 25, bMelMel2.pri, whole genome shotgun sequence genome harbors these coding sequences:
- the LOC134429173 gene encoding olfactory receptor 6M1-like, with the protein MGPENETAVTEFILEGFPELDPRLQVFFSLVLLLMYLTTVMGNATIIFLVCVDHYLQTPMYFFISNLAFLEIWFTSSTSIKLFVMLSSGQNTLSLSSCFAQNYFYFAMGCTEFMLLVVMSFDRYVAICQPLRYAAIMKPQLCVRLVVAAWILSFALLSYRLLFLSKLSFCGSKIPHFFCDNSPLFKLSCSDTSLLWKIDSVFISCVVLGSLCLTLAFYICIVFCVLHLPAASGRKKALTTCSSHLITLSIAYGSCIALYTRPAEVVSLSTNKSVALLNTVLYPFLNPFIYSLRNKPVILALSKSIARARTKLFP; encoded by the coding sequence ATGGGACCAGAAAATGAAACAGCAGTTACTGAGTTCATCCTAGAGGGTTTCCCAGAGCTGGATCCAAGGCTGCAGGTATTTTTCTCTCTGGTCCTTCTGCTCATGTACCTGACAACAGTGATGGGGAATGCAACcatcattttccttgtgtgtgtGGATCACTACCTGCAAACCCCCATGTACTTTTTCATCAGCAACCTGGCCTTCCTGGAAATCTGGTTTACATCCTCCACAAGCATCAAACTGTTTGTGATGCTGAGTTCTGGTCAGAACACTCTCTCACTAAGCAGCTGCTTTGCCCAAAACTATTTCTATTTTGCTATGGGCTGCACAGAGTTCATGCTGCTTGTTGTCATGTCCTTTGACCGCTATGTTGCCATCTGCCAACCTTTGCGCTATGCTGCCATCATGAAGCCTCAGCTCTGTGTCCGCCTGGTTGTTGCTGCTTGGATCCTCAGCTTTGCCCTGCTGAGCTACCGGCTGCTCTTCCTCTCCAAGCTGTCCTTCTGTGGCTCCAAGATCCCCCATTTCTTTTGTGACAACTCCCCCTTGTTCAAACTGTCCTGCTCTGACACCAGCCTGCTCTGGAAAATAGACTCTGTCTTCATATCCTGTGTTGTGCTGGGTTCCTTGTGTTTGACTCTGGCATTTTACATCTGCATCGTTTTCTGTGTTCTGCATcttccagcagcctctgggaGGAAGAAAGCTTTGACTACGTGTTCTTCCCATCTCATCACCTTATCCATTGCCTACGGGAGCTGCATTGCTCTCTACACACGTCCTGCAGAAGTTGTTTCCTTGAGCACCAACAAAAGTGTAGCTCTGCTGAATACAGTCCTGTACCCATTCTTAAATCCATTCATCTACAGCCTTCGGAACAAACCTGTAATCCTGGCCCTGAGCAAATCCATTGCAAGGGCAAGAACAAAGCTTTTCCCCTAA